Proteins encoded together in one Sulfitobacter pontiacus window:
- a CDS encoding nuclear transport factor 2 family protein, with the protein MHPTITKMIDVVAKGDSEKIAPLLAEDVTFMPPTYYKTWTGRAPVAAVLGHVGNVFSDFKYRRIMGEGTDWALEFQCKIGDLDAVGVDLITLGDDGLIAKFEVVMRPYKSIGALREAMNARVMKDPSFLAFKDALS; encoded by the coding sequence ATGCATCCTACTATTACCAAGATGATTGATGTTGTCGCCAAGGGGGATTCGGAAAAGATCGCCCCGCTGCTGGCGGAAGACGTCACCTTCATGCCGCCGACATATTACAAGACCTGGACCGGCCGCGCGCCTGTGGCAGCGGTCCTGGGACACGTCGGCAATGTCTTTAGCGATTTCAAATACCGCCGGATCATGGGGGAAGGGACAGATTGGGCGCTGGAGTTCCAGTGCAAGATCGGGGATCTGGATGCCGTTGGCGTCGATCTGATCACCTTGGGTGACGACGGTCTGATCGCCAAATTCGAGGTGGTGATGCGCCCCTATAAATCCATCGGTGCCCTCCGCGAGGCGATGAACGCACGGGTGATGAAAGACCCCAGCTTCCTCGCCTTCAAGGACGCGCTGTCCTGA
- a CDS encoding RluA family pseudouridine synthase: protein METEYNPPQDPLVVLHEDAEVLLVDKPAGLLSVPGKGPHLADCLIARVQDAFPDALLVHRLDRDTSGVMIFALTPHAQRHLGLQFEKRMTRKTYVARVWGVPQEKTGTIDLPLIVDWPNRPRQMVCHETGKPAQTDWRVLKDEGDTARVRLSPKTGRSHQLRVHMLSLGHPILGDPFYATGPALAYPRLMLHSEELRFNHPQGGHSTKIRAKAPF from the coding sequence ATGGAAACAGAATATAATCCGCCCCAAGATCCGCTGGTTGTCCTGCATGAAGACGCCGAAGTGCTGCTTGTCGACAAGCCCGCGGGCTTGCTGTCGGTGCCGGGCAAGGGGCCGCATCTGGCCGATTGTCTCATCGCGCGGGTGCAGGATGCATTTCCGGACGCGCTGCTGGTGCATCGTCTGGATCGGGACACCTCGGGCGTGATGATCTTTGCGCTGACGCCTCATGCGCAGCGCCATCTGGGATTGCAGTTTGAAAAGCGGATGACGCGCAAGACCTATGTCGCGCGGGTCTGGGGGGTACCGCAGGAAAAGACCGGCACCATCGATCTGCCGCTGATCGTGGATTGGCCGAACCGCCCGCGCCAGATGGTCTGCCATGAAACGGGTAAACCCGCACAAACCGACTGGCGTGTGCTGAAAGACGAAGGCGACACCGCGCGGGTGCGCCTTAGCCCCAAGACAGGGCGCAGCCATCAGCTGCGGGTGCATATGCTGAGCCTCGGCCATCCGATTCTGGGCGATCCGTTTTACGCCACGGGGCCCGCGTTGGCGTATCCGCGCCTGATGCTCCATTCAGAGGAGCTGCGGTTCAACCATCCTCAGGGCGGACATTCGACCAAGATCCGCGCCAAGGCACCGTTCTAA
- a CDS encoding LysE family translocator, whose amino-acid sequence MSFDAWLVFALFWVVFVTTPGPNAVNCISNGMNLGFARAMVGVLAILTQASLFLALSAIGVTALLTASATGFFVAKMIGAGFLIYLGVRGLVMAGKPVVMEDRPAASVYWRAFAIATINPKSVAGYLAAFSQFVQPDVPIWDQMIVIVPTALTLTAASYTGFTALGAGLGRAALGAVFNVWFRRVMAVSFIIYGVLLGSAHTPMPKG is encoded by the coding sequence ATGAGCTTTGACGCTTGGCTCGTGTTTGCCCTGTTCTGGGTGGTGTTTGTCACCACGCCGGGGCCGAACGCGGTGAACTGTATCAGCAACGGGATGAACCTGGGCTTTGCGCGGGCGATGGTCGGGGTGCTGGCGATCCTGACGCAGGCCTCGCTGTTTCTGGCGCTGTCAGCGATTGGCGTGACGGCGCTGCTGACGGCCTCGGCCACGGGGTTCTTTGTGGCCAAGATGATCGGGGCAGGGTTTCTGATCTATCTGGGCGTGCGCGGGCTGGTCATGGCGGGCAAGCCTGTGGTGATGGAGGATCGCCCCGCCGCGTCGGTCTATTGGCGTGCCTTTGCGATTGCGACGATCAACCCCAAATCGGTCGCCGGATATCTCGCGGCCTTCAGCCAGTTCGTGCAGCCGGATGTCCCGATCTGGGACCAGATGATCGTGATCGTGCCGACGGCGCTGACCCTGACCGCGGCCAGCTATACCGGGTTTACCGCGCTTGGGGCGGGGCTGGGGCGGGCGGCCTTGGGGGCGGTGTTCAACGTCTGGTTCCGCCGCGTGATGGCGGTCAGCTTTATCATCTACGGGGTGCTGTTGGGCAGCGCGCATACGCCGATGCCTAAGGGGTGA
- the rarD gene encoding EamA family transporter RarD, with protein MRNPDTLSNTQPAPPEDTPQGLAFAIGAYGLWGFLPLYMKAIAHIPAAEIVVHRVIWSVPVGALVLILLGRTATLREAFRSPRTLAMGCVTATLISVNWGIYIWAVNSGHALDAALGYYINPLFSILLGALLLGERLSRLQLAALGLAAVAVAILTLDSGRFPWVALSLTFTFGLYALAKKRLPIGPNQGFLLEVLILLAPALAYLVYLIMTGQNHFGQGVPFNTWMLVGCGVVTAVPLIFYANGAKRLRLSTIGILQYIAPTMIFLCAVLVFDEPFGRARMIAFPLIWGALVIYSISLFRQMRHKPA; from the coding sequence ATGCGCAACCCAGATACCCTTTCCAACACCCAGCCCGCCCCGCCCGAGGACACGCCCCAAGGGCTTGCCTTTGCGATCGGGGCCTACGGTCTTTGGGGGTTTCTGCCGCTGTATATGAAGGCCATCGCCCATATTCCCGCGGCAGAGATTGTCGTGCATCGGGTCATCTGGTCAGTGCCCGTGGGCGCATTGGTGCTGATCCTTCTGGGGCGCACCGCCACCCTGCGCGAGGCGTTCCGGTCGCCGCGCACGCTGGCAATGGGCTGTGTCACGGCGACGCTGATCTCGGTCAACTGGGGCATCTATATCTGGGCGGTGAACTCGGGTCATGCGCTGGACGCGGCCTTGGGCTATTACATCAACCCGTTGTTCAGCATTCTGCTGGGGGCGCTGCTGCTGGGGGAGCGTCTGTCGAGACTTCAGCTTGCGGCACTCGGGCTGGCAGCCGTCGCCGTCGCGATCCTGACGCTCGATTCCGGTCGCTTCCCTTGGGTCGCACTGAGCCTGACATTCACCTTCGGGCTGTATGCGCTGGCGAAAAAGCGGCTGCCGATCGGGCCGAACCAGGGTTTCCTGCTTGAGGTCCTGATCCTGCTCGCCCCTGCGCTGGCTTATCTGGTTTACCTGATTATGACGGGGCAAAACCACTTTGGTCAGGGCGTGCCGTTTAATACGTGGATGCTGGTGGGCTGCGGCGTGGTCACGGCGGTGCCGTTGATCTTTTACGCCAACGGAGCCAAGCGGCTGCGGCTATCGACCATCGGTATCTTGCAGTATATCGCGCCGACGATGATCTTCCTTTGCGCTGTGCTGGTCTTTGACGAACCCTTTGGGCGCGCGCGCATGATTGCCTTTCCGCTGATCTGGGGGGCGCTGGTGATCTATTCGATCTCGCTGTTTCGGCAGATGCGGCACAAACCGGCGTGA
- a CDS encoding GAF domain-containing protein codes for MRVDYPTLSKTLHALTDGETDSVALMATVTCEVHHADDRFDWTGFYRVTAPELLKIGPYQGGHGCLVIPFARGVCGAAARTGETQLVADVDAFPGHIACASSTRSELVLPVWNGAGELLGVFDIDSNQPAAFDQTDADELAAILKSVFANA; via the coding sequence ATGCGCGTTGACTATCCTACCCTCTCCAAAACCCTCCACGCTTTGACCGACGGCGAAACCGACAGCGTGGCGCTGATGGCCACCGTCACTTGCGAGGTGCACCACGCCGACGACCGCTTTGACTGGACGGGGTTCTACCGTGTGACCGCGCCAGAGCTGCTTAAGATCGGGCCCTATCAGGGCGGGCATGGCTGTCTGGTGATCCCCTTCGCGCGTGGCGTTTGCGGTGCTGCCGCGCGCACGGGCGAAACGCAGCTGGTTGCGGATGTGGATGCCTTTCCGGGCCACATCGCCTGCGCGTCCTCCACGCGGTCTGAACTGGTCCTGCCCGTCTGGAACGGCGCCGGAGAGCTGCTGGGTGTCTTTGATATCGACAGCAACCAGCCCGCCGCGTTTGACCAGACCGACGCCGATGAACTCGCCGCGATTCTGAAATCTGTTTTCGCAAACGCCTAG